The following are from one region of the Melioribacteraceae bacterium 4301-Me genome:
- a CDS encoding transposase gives MQNNYFYKRHLPHYQFPGYSYHVVFRLKNSIPLKVIEKLKIEKERELSKIASLPQGYDKKDKYLKYQQNYFLQFDSLLANNSNGPKWLSIEEVAEIVREAIHYRDNKVYDLICYTIMPNHVHVIFTPLVKQERNIVSQQTTKNFVVTKILQELKKHTALECSKILGASGAFWQGESYDHMIRNENELLETISYVLNNPVKAGLVEKWEEWKWSYCKYL, from the coding sequence ATGCAAAATAATTACTTTTACAAACGCCATCTTCCACATTATCAGTTTCCAGGCTACTCATATCATGTAGTTTTCCGTCTTAAAAACTCCATACCGTTAAAAGTTATTGAAAAGTTAAAGATAGAAAAAGAACGGGAATTGAGTAAAATTGCATCGCTTCCTCAAGGCTATGACAAAAAGGATAAATATTTAAAATACCAGCAGAATTACTTTCTTCAATTTGATTCTTTACTCGCTAATAATAGCAATGGACCAAAATGGCTTTCTATAGAAGAAGTTGCAGAAATTGTGCGTGAAGCAATTCATTATAGAGATAATAAAGTTTATGATTTAATTTGTTACACCATCATGCCAAATCATGTCCATGTGATTTTTACGCCATTAGTAAAACAAGAACGCAATATAGTTTCTCAGCAAACAACAAAAAATTTTGTAGTAACAAAAATTCTTCAAGAGCTTAAAAAACACACAGCTTTAGAATGTAGTAAGATATTAGGTGCTTCAGGAGCATTTTGGCAAGGAGAAAGTTACGACCACATGATTCGGAATGAAAATGAATTATTAGAAACAATAAGTTATGTACTCAATAATCCTGTTAAAGCAGGATTGGTAGAAAAATGGGAAGAGTGGAAATGGAGCTATTGTAAGTACCTGTGA
- a CDS encoding sigma-54-dependent transcriptional regulator, with product MGMAIYPDDPVLLVDDETQFLFSAETALTANGINNVVTINDSTKVLPFLEKQNCSVIVLDINMPQITGLELLPLIVDKHPNIPVIILTAMNDVESAVKSIKAGAFNYILKPVDDTRLVTTIRSGINLNEMRIENTKLKNYLLKDKLEHPEAFNEIITKSSSMRAIFKYIEAIAKSPQPVLITGETGVGKEMIAKVIHKLSGRQGELVLLNVAGVDDNLFSDTLFGHKKGAFTGAENERKGLIEQADKGTLFLDEIGDLSLESQVKLLRLIQEGKYYQLGSDMVKLADVRIICATNADVDVLKEQNKFRKDLYYRLQTHQIHIPPLRERKGDIPFLVNHFLEKAAFQLNKRKPTPPKELFILLSNYDFPGNIRELEGIIFDAVSVHQSGILPLEPIREKIFSRMKSKDISNYNLQYKEEKIFFGEQLPTLDEAEEILIQEALKRTENNQTIAAELLGISRRALNNRLRRKIKFTH from the coding sequence ATGGGAATGGCAATTTACCCTGACGACCCTGTCTTACTAGTTGATGATGAAACACAATTTTTGTTCAGTGCAGAAACTGCTTTGACCGCAAATGGAATTAATAATGTAGTTACAATAAATGACAGCACTAAAGTTCTGCCTTTCCTAGAAAAACAAAATTGCTCTGTTATCGTTTTAGATATTAACATGCCCCAAATAACTGGATTAGAATTGCTGCCATTAATTGTTGATAAACATCCTAACATACCTGTTATTATCTTAACTGCAATGAACGATGTTGAAAGCGCAGTGAAAAGCATTAAAGCCGGAGCATTTAATTATATTTTAAAACCAGTCGACGATACAAGATTAGTAACTACTATTCGCAGCGGCATCAATTTAAACGAGATGCGGATAGAAAATACCAAACTAAAAAACTACCTTTTAAAAGATAAACTTGAACATCCTGAGGCGTTCAACGAAATTATTACGAAAAGTTCATCAATGCGTGCTATATTTAAGTATATAGAGGCAATCGCAAAATCCCCGCAGCCTGTTTTAATTACTGGGGAGACTGGCGTGGGCAAAGAAATGATTGCTAAAGTTATTCATAAACTTAGCGGCCGACAAGGTGAACTTGTCCTGTTAAACGTTGCAGGCGTAGACGATAACTTATTTTCCGACACTTTATTTGGTCATAAAAAGGGAGCTTTTACTGGCGCTGAAAATGAAAGAAAAGGATTAATAGAACAAGCTGATAAAGGAACATTATTCTTAGACGAAATAGGAGACTTAAGCTTGGAATCTCAGGTAAAATTGTTACGTTTAATTCAAGAAGGCAAATATTATCAGCTCGGCTCTGACATGGTAAAATTAGCAGACGTAAGAATTATTTGTGCTACAAATGCTGATGTTGACGTGCTTAAAGAACAAAACAAATTTCGAAAAGATTTATATTACAGATTACAAACACATCAAATTCATATTCCACCACTAAGAGAACGTAAGGGCGATATTCCTTTCTTAGTTAATCACTTCCTCGAAAAAGCTGCTTTTCAATTAAACAAAAGAAAGCCTACACCTCCTAAAGAATTATTTATTTTACTTTCAAATTACGATTTCCCAGGCAACATACGAGAACTTGAGGGAATCATTTTCGATGCTGTTAGTGTTCATCAGTCAGGCATACTTCCCCTTGAACCTATTCGCGAAAAAATATTTTCAAGGATGAAATCTAAAGATATTTCTAACTATAACTTGCAGTATAAAGAAGAAAAAATATTTTTTGGCGAACAACTCCCTACTTTGGACGAGGCTGAAGAAATTTTAATCCAAGAAGCATTAAAAAGAACAGAAAATAATCAAACTATTGCAGCTGAACTGCTGGGGATTAGTAGACGTGCACTAAATAACAGGCTAAGAAGAAAAATAAAATTCACTCATTAA
- a CDS encoding sigma-54-dependent transcriptional regulator: MKQERINVLIIEDEEFDVRRIQNTLKLYSNIIHVKDIVSTGYDALESLKKFLGQLDVVILDYQISGGLYGKELIKEIKSIDPTIQVIIITKMTINQSDPEFANELIENGAFWFGTKNPTDMEDFVYQPTDFILAIMNGYEKRRLQLENKKLEMEKSRSKSKLEDNLQSKMERWKIIGSSTITNNIKLLIEKYSQINTNVLIIGESGTGKELIARNIHYKSKRKFEKFVTVNCSAIPFQLIESELFGYEKGSFTDAKSDKTGLFEQAHEGTLFLDEISELPLAAQAKLLRVLETGEIDKIGRKDTVTVNVSVIAATNKNLLQLISEKQFREDLYYRLNVLNIYIPPLRERHEDIPDLLRYYLEFYVNEQGISYPQIESDAWEYLLNYSWPGNVRQLKNVAQRLVLLSNGKIDINIVEFSLGAKNVFSEFNFALTPKENVLPMKEAEEEFRRRYIKFVRSNSSTDAEAAAKLGIAPPNFHRLCKELGLK, translated from the coding sequence ATGAAACAAGAAAGAATAAATGTTCTGATAATAGAAGATGAAGAATTTGACGTAAGGAGAATTCAAAATACACTTAAGCTTTACAGTAATATCATTCATGTAAAAGACATTGTTTCAACCGGTTATGATGCTTTGGAAAGCTTAAAAAAATTTTTGGGACAGTTAGATGTAGTTATTTTGGATTATCAAATTTCCGGTGGACTTTATGGGAAAGAACTTATAAAAGAAATCAAATCTATTGACCCTACAATTCAAGTAATTATAATTACAAAAATGACCATTAACCAATCTGATCCGGAATTTGCAAACGAACTAATTGAAAATGGAGCTTTCTGGTTTGGCACTAAAAATCCAACTGATATGGAAGACTTCGTTTATCAGCCGACTGATTTTATCCTTGCAATAATGAACGGCTATGAAAAGAGAAGACTTCAACTAGAGAACAAAAAATTAGAAATGGAAAAGTCGCGGTCGAAAAGCAAGCTTGAAGATAATTTGCAATCTAAAATGGAAAGATGGAAAATTATTGGCTCATCAACTATAACTAATAATATTAAATTGTTAATAGAAAAATATTCTCAGATAAACACTAATGTATTAATCATCGGTGAATCGGGCACTGGCAAAGAACTTATTGCAAGAAATATTCATTACAAAAGCAAAAGAAAGTTTGAGAAATTTGTAACAGTAAATTGTTCTGCTATTCCTTTTCAACTTATCGAAAGTGAATTATTTGGATACGAAAAGGGCTCGTTTACAGATGCGAAGTCAGATAAAACTGGTCTATTTGAACAAGCACACGAAGGGACTTTATTCCTTGATGAAATTAGTGAGTTGCCTTTAGCGGCTCAAGCCAAACTTCTTCGCGTACTTGAAACTGGAGAAATCGATAAAATTGGCAGAAAAGATACTGTCACTGTTAATGTGTCTGTTATTGCAGCGACTAATAAAAACCTTTTGCAATTGATTAGTGAAAAACAATTTCGTGAAGATCTTTATTATAGGCTTAATGTTCTTAATATCTACATCCCACCGCTGAGAGAAAGACATGAAGACATACCAGATTTGTTAAGATATTATTTGGAATTTTACGTTAATGAGCAAGGAATTTCTTATCCTCAAATAGAAAGTGATGCATGGGAATATTTGTTAAATTACAGTTGGCCGGGGAATGTTAGGCAGTTAAAAAATGTAGCGCAGAGATTAGTACTTTTAAGCAATGGCAAAATTGATATTAATATAGTAGAATTTAGTTTGGGTGCAAAAAATGTCTTTAGTGAATTTAACTTTGCCTTGACACCTAAAGAAAATGTTTTGCCAATGAAAGAAGCCGAAGAGGAATTTCGCAGACGTTATATAAAATTTGTTAGGAGTAATTCCTCTACTGATGCAGAAGCAGCAGCAAAACTTGGGATTGCACCGCCAAATTTTCACAGGCTGTGTAAAGAACTTGGATTAAAGTAA
- a CDS encoding alpha,alpha-trehalase, whose protein sequence is MIIKCNINKTLSALLKQEDTDGDNKITIEDRGPKKFLLKTTEGRYLEICGTYYLSNLLQELMIQKESGAEIAQLNPDFIFEQPVDRISRLIKNFYWDGLTRTIDEKGLKKIIVDTKAASNEFFIYVPHNDTIAFNYYKKIVKKFTDTKISVIKLPPKITAEYARQIKTKPGILSLAFKNSPLRGRKEKLGKISGAPFVVPGGRFNEMYGWDSYFEVLGLINDGKLELARSMADNLIYELKHYGKILNANRSYYLTRSQPPFLTSLIKEVYDNLPKNKKNHDWLAECLEACIYEYKNIWMGKDRLTSTGLSRYYGNNIGIPPETEPTHFDAVLKPFAEKYNLSLQDFKKKYSENEIVVPKLDEYFIHDQAVRESGHDTSYRLDGIAADVVTVDLNSLLYKYEIDIAEIIKSEFDDNFLGESSSEWLSKARKRKILSTKYLWNERDGIFYDYNFVKKKQTGYVSATAFYPMWAGMATKVQVKKLITFALPLLEESGGVAASSKKSRGKITEERPQRQWDYPNGWPPHQILIWYGLKNYGYNKIAERLAYKWLYTILRNAVDYNGTIPEKYDVVSRSHKVFAEYGNVGTEFSYLTKEGFGWMNASFQIGLNFISEELRGKLNRLIPPEWIFMN, encoded by the coding sequence ATGATTATAAAATGCAATATTAATAAGACATTAAGTGCATTGTTAAAGCAAGAGGATACTGACGGCGATAACAAAATTACCATTGAAGACCGCGGTCCAAAAAAATTTTTATTAAAAACTACAGAAGGAAGATACCTGGAAATTTGCGGCACTTACTATCTTTCCAATCTCTTACAAGAATTAATGATTCAAAAAGAATCTGGAGCTGAAATTGCACAATTAAATCCGGATTTTATTTTTGAGCAGCCTGTTGATAGAATATCAAGGTTAATAAAAAATTTTTACTGGGATGGCTTAACTAGAACAATAGATGAAAAAGGATTGAAAAAAATTATAGTTGACACAAAAGCCGCTTCAAACGAATTTTTTATTTATGTTCCTCACAACGATACAATTGCGTTTAATTATTATAAAAAAATTGTAAAGAAATTTACTGATACTAAAATTTCCGTAATTAAACTTCCACCCAAAATTACTGCTGAATATGCAAGACAAATTAAAACTAAGCCGGGAATTTTATCTTTGGCTTTTAAGAATTCACCACTTCGTGGAAGGAAAGAAAAATTAGGTAAAATCAGCGGTGCCCCGTTTGTTGTACCTGGCGGACGTTTCAACGAAATGTATGGGTGGGATAGTTATTTTGAAGTACTTGGCCTAATTAATGATGGTAAATTAGAACTTGCTCGTTCGATGGCAGACAATCTGATTTATGAATTAAAACATTACGGAAAGATTTTAAATGCAAACAGAAGTTATTACTTGACGCGCTCGCAGCCGCCTTTTTTAACTTCGCTAATAAAAGAAGTATATGACAATTTACCTAAGAATAAAAAAAATCACGATTGGCTTGCAGAATGCCTCGAGGCTTGCATTTATGAATACAAAAATATTTGGATGGGGAAAGACAGATTAACTTCTACTGGCTTGAGTCGTTATTATGGAAATAACATCGGAATACCTCCTGAGACCGAACCAACACATTTTGATGCTGTGCTTAAGCCATTTGCAGAAAAATATAATCTATCCCTTCAAGACTTTAAGAAAAAATATTCTGAGAATGAAATTGTTGTGCCTAAACTCGATGAATATTTTATCCATGACCAGGCAGTTAGGGAATCTGGACACGATACTAGTTACCGTTTAGATGGAATTGCTGCCGATGTTGTTACTGTTGATTTGAATTCTCTTTTGTACAAATATGAAATTGATATTGCTGAAATTATTAAGTCAGAATTCGATGATAACTTTTTGGGTGAGAGCTCTTCTGAATGGTTGTCGAAAGCACGCAAACGAAAGATATTATCTACAAAATATTTGTGGAATGAAAGAGATGGAATTTTTTATGACTATAACTTTGTAAAAAAGAAGCAGACTGGTTATGTAAGTGCCACAGCATTTTATCCAATGTGGGCTGGTATGGCTACGAAGGTTCAAGTCAAAAAGCTTATTACATTTGCACTTCCTCTGCTGGAAGAATCGGGAGGAGTTGCAGCCTCTTCAAAAAAATCGAGAGGTAAGATAACTGAGGAAAGACCGCAAAGACAATGGGATTACCCGAATGGCTGGCCGCCGCATCAAATTTTAATTTGGTATGGTCTGAAAAACTACGGTTATAATAAGATCGCTGAACGTCTTGCTTATAAATGGCTCTATACAATTTTACGTAACGCTGTGGATTATAACGGCACAATACCGGAAAAGTACGATGTAGTTTCAAGGTCACACAAGGTATTTGCCGAATATGGAAATGTTGGTACTGAATTTTCCTACTTAACAAAAGAAGGATTCGGATGGATGAATGCCTCATTTCAAATAGGTTTGAATTTTATTTCTGAGGAATTGCGAGGCAAGTTGAATCGTCTGATTCCTCCAGAATGGATTTTTATGAACTAA
- a CDS encoding sugar MFS transporter produces the protein MKLKVCYSKFNYAKQSQIFFTHALRIKGQQMSNWKIRISLFLNYFIFAILLNTVGIVIAQVIEDYHVSRVTAGSLEAFKDLTIMFVSFLVASYVPKFGYRRSMIVGLLLVTVASILIASITQYWVTPVLYMATGASFALMKVSVYSTVGLITSGQKEHTALMNILEGIFQVGSLSGPIFFSLMINLSHWNHTYWILAILSSLALVLLFMTDLDESGVHEEAKNSNIIKMFSLMKYPMVWIFIICAFLYVMIEQSFGTWLPTFNREIFNLSKAQAASFLSIYAGSIALSRFLAGYLLKKISWLSLQIAYLASAVVLTIIVLISTTNFVTYNFENWYQAPPFAFILSVVGFFIGPVYPTVISIVLSKLEKVHHSSMTGLIIIFSAMGGTSGSLIIGLISQNFNVHTAFYFPIIPITILLFTLIPYKKVSDKFGIEHHTNNLSTAHK, from the coding sequence GTGAAACTAAAAGTCTGTTACTCAAAGTTTAACTACGCCAAGCAGTCACAAATATTTTTTACTCATGCTCTAAGAATAAAGGGACAGCAGATGTCGAACTGGAAAATACGAATTTCACTTTTTCTTAACTATTTTATTTTTGCCATTCTGCTTAACACAGTTGGAATTGTAATTGCACAAGTAATTGAAGATTACCACGTAAGCAGAGTTACTGCTGGCAGTCTTGAGGCTTTTAAGGATTTAACTATAATGTTTGTTTCATTTCTCGTTGCTTCTTATGTCCCAAAATTTGGGTATCGGCGTTCAATGATAGTGGGTTTATTGTTGGTTACTGTTGCAAGTATTTTAATTGCATCGATAACACAGTATTGGGTTACACCAGTACTTTATATGGCAACCGGTGCTTCCTTTGCATTGATGAAAGTATCTGTTTATTCAACTGTAGGATTAATAACCTCGGGTCAAAAGGAACATACTGCATTGATGAATATACTTGAAGGGATTTTTCAAGTTGGTTCTTTAAGCGGACCAATTTTCTTTTCTTTAATGATTAACTTGAGTCATTGGAATCATACCTATTGGATACTCGCAATACTGTCTTCACTTGCATTAGTTCTTTTATTCATGACGGATTTAGATGAAAGTGGTGTTCATGAAGAAGCAAAAAATTCTAACATAATAAAAATGTTTTCGTTAATGAAATATCCAATGGTTTGGATATTCATTATTTGTGCATTTCTTTACGTTATGATTGAACAAAGTTTTGGAACGTGGCTGCCGACATTCAACAGAGAAATTTTCAATCTATCCAAAGCACAAGCGGCTTCTTTTTTAAGCATTTATGCGGGTTCAATCGCTTTGAGCCGCTTTTTGGCTGGTTATTTGCTCAAAAAAATTTCATGGCTTTCACTTCAGATTGCCTATTTAGCCAGTGCAGTGGTTTTAACAATTATCGTTCTTATATCAACAACTAATTTTGTCACTTATAATTTTGAAAATTGGTATCAGGCACCGCCGTTTGCTTTCATATTATCAGTAGTTGGTTTTTTTATCGGACCAGTTTACCCAACAGTTATATCAATTGTGCTGAGTAAGCTCGAAAAAGTTCACCATAGTTCTATGACAGGTCTAATTATTATTTTCTCCGCTATGGGGGGCACATCTGGTTCTTTAATAATTGGACTGATTTCTCAAAACTTTAACGTACACACAGCCTTTTATTTTCCAATTATCCCAATAACAATTCTTTTATTTACTCTTATTCCGTATAAAAAAGTTTCAGATAAATTTGGCATTGAACATCATACAAATAATTTAAGTACAGCCCATAAATGA
- a CDS encoding ATP-binding protein translates to MERIYNTIDSDEQRYYRLLNYLTDYIYTVKVKDGKAVETYHGPGCVAVTGYTSEDYKKDPELWYRMVHKDDREAVLEQANQALSGKNVQPLEHRIIHRDGTIRWVKNSIVLSKDEFGNVLYYDGLINDITELKRAEKLAEAKQAQLIQADKMVALGTMVSGFAHEVNNPNNYILLNAQFIQKVWDDIKPILNEYYEKNGDFVTAGIHFTKSKEKIETAISSIIDGAMRIQNITRSLTDFARKDTGELNQDVNLNQVIKNAAVITGSLIKKSTDNFVINYNYSVPLIKGNQQQLEQVLVNLISNACHSLGNRDKGIKITLLQDNEENSAVIEVADEGIGIKTEYIKHIFDPFFTTKRDSGGTGLGLYISYNIIKSHGGKLTLKSEKGKGSTFRVILPINK, encoded by the coding sequence ATGGAAAGAATTTACAATACAATAGACTCAGATGAACAAAGGTATTACCGTCTACTAAATTATTTGACAGACTACATATACACAGTGAAAGTAAAAGATGGCAAAGCAGTAGAGACTTATCATGGACCAGGTTGTGTGGCTGTAACAGGATATACATCAGAAGATTACAAAAAGGACCCGGAACTTTGGTACAGAATGGTTCATAAAGACGATAGAGAAGCAGTACTTGAACAAGCTAATCAAGCCCTTTCAGGTAAAAATGTTCAACCTTTAGAGCATAGAATTATTCATAGAGATGGTACGATACGCTGGGTTAAAAACAGTATAGTTCTCTCAAAAGATGAATTTGGAAATGTGCTTTATTATGATGGACTCATAAACGATATAACTGAATTGAAAAGAGCTGAAAAACTTGCCGAAGCAAAACAAGCACAGTTAATTCAAGCTGATAAAATGGTGGCATTAGGAACTATGGTCAGTGGCTTTGCCCATGAAGTCAACAATCCAAACAATTACATTTTGCTTAATGCACAATTTATTCAGAAAGTTTGGGATGACATTAAACCAATATTAAATGAATACTATGAGAAAAATGGAGATTTTGTCACTGCCGGCATTCACTTTACTAAATCAAAAGAAAAAATCGAAACAGCTATTTCAAGCATTATAGACGGGGCAATGCGAATTCAAAACATAACACGAAGTCTTACGGATTTTGCTCGTAAAGACACAGGTGAACTAAACCAAGATGTAAATCTAAATCAAGTAATAAAAAACGCAGCCGTTATTACAGGCAGCTTAATTAAAAAATCTACTGATAATTTTGTAATTAATTATAATTATTCAGTCCCACTAATAAAAGGTAACCAACAACAGCTTGAACAAGTACTCGTTAATTTAATAAGCAATGCCTGCCACTCGCTTGGTAATCGAGATAAGGGAATAAAAATTACACTTCTTCAAGATAACGAAGAAAATTCGGCAGTGATTGAAGTTGCCGATGAAGGAATTGGCATTAAAACAGAATACATTAAACACATCTTTGACCCCTTTTTTACAACAAAAAGAGATTCAGGCGGTACAGGTTTAGGTCTATATATTTCTTACAACATAATTAAAAGTCACGGTGGAAAACTTACCTTAAAAAGTGAAAAAGGGAAAGGTTCTACTTTCCGTGTAATTTTACCTATTAACAAATAA
- a CDS encoding TonB-dependent receptor domain-containing protein, translating to MKNLFTSIREFFIPLMLIFLFTAHLYAQNTGTIKGKITDEQKNPIPFANVVLIGTTTGAASDVNGNYTINNVAEGTYQIKASVVGYKAVTKEVKVSAGETSTVDFTLSADVLNLESVVVTGTISPIPKLESSVAISTLTPKEIEQANPRSTTEQLRYVPGFTRVESSGGEVNENISVRGILGVEYVMFMEDGLPVFPTMHTFFMNADNLFRMDENIQSIEIVRGGNSALFGSNTPGAIINYINKTGGPTFSGIVKATAATEGLARYDFNIGGPISEDLRFNIGGFYRYDRGSRYPGFPGIRGGQIKANLLKLLDNGYIKASLKIIDDRNQFILPLPFQNPDDPQYVPGFSDYGAMNTDEANNLTVPTPSGDLNFPLDDGLRTQAYWLTTEVNFEFPDDWTLKNSAQLMSNNQGWNGIFTGNPINANDWVKGLGLPSGSTYQLLYTNHFDANGNKLPFDMSSNGGLALLSPSTLVTVNKPMSAFQDQLQILKTIDKKHTLTLGVYFANYTQTNRWNFADILMDVRDNPRLVDLVVNTPSGTINYTSNGFRNYNSLYRNGTGSTTILSTMFGGSFQLTEQLRADVGFRYELNDFVQDAENYSSVDLDNDPNTRYNNEQWGNKSFRHFKRNIDDWALSAGLNYKLNNNVAFYAQGSRAFKMPALDEFLDAAAQQQIDIFGNKRVVTFEGGVKYSSPLLSFTADAFWVELTNIIGQGFETDPVTGQGKWVVRSSPDNRATGLEAEVSVTPIEGLNILAVGTYTNPKNVEGTGTALTAGGIPKLIGNLSARYTYQGFSAYADFHYVGSRDQVDASYDPVLGKYTKYNLYWTLPAYNYMNIGVSYRFPGEAVTLSFDVLNLYQSIGLEEGNPRTPGVKTYYYVARPILPRRAMLSLSYQF from the coding sequence ATGAAAAATCTTTTTACAAGCATTAGGGAATTTTTTATTCCATTAATGCTAATTTTTCTTTTTACTGCTCATCTGTACGCACAAAACACGGGTACAATAAAGGGAAAAATTACAGATGAACAAAAGAATCCAATTCCTTTTGCAAATGTTGTTTTAATTGGAACAACAACTGGCGCTGCCTCAGATGTAAACGGTAATTACACAATTAATAATGTTGCTGAGGGCACCTATCAAATTAAAGCAAGCGTCGTTGGTTATAAAGCAGTAACAAAAGAAGTGAAAGTATCAGCGGGTGAAACTTCAACCGTTGATTTCACACTTTCTGCAGATGTACTGAATCTTGAAAGTGTAGTTGTAACTGGTACAATTTCACCTATTCCAAAATTGGAATCCTCAGTTGCAATCAGCACACTTACGCCAAAGGAGATTGAACAGGCTAATCCAAGAAGTACTACAGAACAATTAAGATATGTACCAGGTTTCACAAGAGTGGAAAGTTCCGGCGGAGAGGTTAACGAAAATATAAGTGTCCGCGGAATTCTTGGTGTTGAATATGTGATGTTTATGGAAGATGGTTTGCCTGTATTTCCAACTATGCACACATTTTTTATGAATGCTGATAATTTATTTAGAATGGACGAGAATATTCAGAGCATTGAAATAGTACGCGGCGGCAATTCAGCATTATTCGGTTCAAATACACCTGGCGCAATCATTAATTATATCAATAAGACCGGCGGTCCTACATTTTCAGGCATTGTAAAAGCTACCGCTGCTACTGAAGGATTGGCAAGATATGATTTTAATATTGGGGGACCAATTAGCGAGGATTTAAGATTTAATATAGGGGGCTTCTATAGATATGACAGAGGTTCAAGATATCCAGGATTTCCAGGAATACGCGGCGGTCAAATTAAAGCTAATTTACTTAAACTCCTTGACAATGGTTACATAAAAGCTTCCTTGAAAATTATAGATGACAGAAATCAATTCATTTTACCTTTGCCATTTCAAAATCCAGATGATCCTCAATACGTACCAGGGTTTTCAGATTACGGTGCAATGAACACAGACGAGGCTAATAATCTTACGGTGCCTACTCCATCTGGTGATTTGAATTTTCCGTTGGATGATGGTTTAAGAACCCAAGCTTATTGGCTTACTACAGAAGTTAATTTTGAATTTCCGGATGATTGGACACTTAAGAATTCAGCTCAGCTTATGTCTAATAATCAAGGATGGAACGGAATTTTTACCGGCAATCCAATTAATGCAAATGACTGGGTTAAAGGATTAGGATTACCTTCCGGCTCTACTTATCAATTACTTTACACAAATCACTTTGATGCAAATGGAAACAAACTACCTTTTGATATGAGTTCCAACGGCGGTCTAGCTCTTCTTTCGCCAAGCACTCTGGTAACAGTAAATAAACCAATGTCAGCTTTCCAAGATCAACTTCAGATTTTGAAAACAATCGACAAAAAGCACACATTAACATTGGGAGTATATTTTGCAAATTACACTCAAACCAATAGATGGAACTTCGCAGATATTTTAATGGATGTAAGGGATAATCCACGTCTTGTTGATTTGGTTGTAAATACACCTTCCGGAACAATAAACTATACTAGCAATGGTTTCAGAAATTACAATTCTCTATATCGTAATGGAACAGGTTCAACTACAATTTTATCAACAATGTTTGGCGGGTCGTTCCAGCTTACCGAGCAGCTGCGTGCTGATGTTGGATTCCGATACGAATTAAATGATTTCGTTCAGGATGCTGAAAATTATTCTAGTGTTGATCTCGACAATGATCCAAATACGCGTTACAATAATGAACAGTGGGGTAACAAGTCGTTCAGACATTTCAAACGCAATATTGATGATTGGGCTTTATCAGCTGGACTAAATTATAAATTAAATAATAATGTTGCTTTTTACGCTCAGGGCAGCCGCGCATTTAAAATGCCAGCCTTAGATGAATTTTTGGATGCTGCCGCTCAACAGCAGATTGATATTTTCGGTAATAAAAGAGTGGTTACATTTGAAGGCGGTGTGAAATATTCCTCGCCATTACTTTCATTTACTGCTGATGCATTTTGGGTTGAGTTAACAAATATAATAGGACAAGGCTTTGAAACAGATCCGGTTACAGGTCAAGGAAAGTGGGTTGTAAGAAGCAGTCCAGATAACAGAGCAACTGGTCTCGAAGCTGAAGTTTCGGTTACTCCAATTGAAGGATTAAATATATTAGCTGTTGGGACTTACACAAATCCCAAAAATGTTGAAGGCACTGGTACGGCGCTCACTGCCGGCGGTATCCCAAAGTTAATAGGTAATTTGAGTGCTCGTTATACTTACCAAGGATTTTCAGCTTATGCAGATTTCCATTATGTTGGCTCAAGAGACCAGGTAGATGCAAGTTATGACCCGGTACTTGGTAAGTATACAAAGTACAATTTATATTGGACACTTCCAGCATATAATTACATGAATATAGGTGTATCGTATAGATTCCCAGGAGAAGCTGTTACTTTGTCCTTCGATGTTCTTAATCTTTATCAATCAATTGGTCTGGAAGAAGGTAATCCTCGAACACCGGGTGTAAAAACCTATTATTATGTTGCGCGACCTATTTTGCCGCGCAGAGCAATGCTTTCTTTAAGTTACCAATTTTAA